One genomic region from Phragmites australis chromosome 1, lpPhrAust1.1, whole genome shotgun sequence encodes:
- the LOC133915411 gene encoding uncharacterized protein LOC133915411 isoform X2, producing the protein MDMFYQCKEILKIQKLRRMVSYAGFYCFTALITYAYTSNTTRAGISRADQYYASYPAGTELLTDTAKLYKAALGNCFEIDDWGPIEFSVMAKHFDRQGKPPYAYHAQYLAHLLSHGQLDGRG; encoded by the exons atggatatgttttaTCAATGTAAGGAAATCCTAAAGATTCAGAAGCTTCGGCGTATGGTGTCCTATGCTGGATTCTACTGCTTCACCGCCCTCATTACCTATGCTTACACAAGCAATAC GACAAGGGCTGGGATTTCAAGAGCCGACCAGTATTATGCCTCCTATCCTGCTGGTACTGAGCTACTTACTGACACTGCAAAG CTTTACAAGGCTGCATTAGGTAATTGTTTCGAAATAGATGACTGGGGCCCAATAGAATTCTCCGTcatggctaagcattttgaCCGGCAAGGAAAACCACCATATGCCTACCATGCT CAATATCTGGCACACCTCCTCTCCCATGGGCAACTCGATGGACGCGGCTAG
- the LOC133884148 gene encoding protein FAR1-RELATED SEQUENCE 6-like produces the protein MPLPLLQPCAPVQSRRAGEKLEEMSDESGVGCPTARHDRTWEGGRRSRGRCPLRATWDVQRPGTGGRAIVHGRLGAGQWASGLSWDDGRPCTGGGGLAWEDGLARKEAVRTQSISILPTALQLIDPPPRPVLYSCCFASHRIVSRRPPRLSCGAASPDPSMEESDGEDIGVPEVGMVFNNHTEVNRFYRKYARRVGFSVSIRRSSFSQEGTCLYLELMCCKGGRPRYEPKFRKRASSTTNCPAKIRVKLWGDKLLHVELAILDHNHPVSPAMARFLNSYKQLSGPEKRRLRMGGPGAMPVEEPSKMPVDKLGELEQLLFSESKHHGFVERGRLKLQPRDSEALRLFFTRMQAKNANFFNVIDLDDEGCVRNVFWADARSRAMYEYYNDVITLDTSYVVSKYSMPLATFIGVNHHGQSVLLGCALLSDETAETYSWLFKAWIACMSGNLPKALITDYCSGIQSAVTEVIPGVRHRMCLFQIMRKAAERLSGLSEYRAINKAIQKVVYDSLTIDEFEREWDALITYNGLQGNDWLRSLYECRSSWVPVFIKDAFWAGMSATQRNETITPFFDGYVDLKTTLKQFLGKYEMALQSKYEKEAQADFETFHKQRPPVSKFYMEEQLSKVYTHNMFKKFQDEIEAIMYCHVSLINVNGSISTFNVKECIFLEDGKRTMSKVFLVTYNVEQKDITCICGGFQFSGILCRHSLSMLKFHQVREIPPQCIFDRWKKDFRQLHVMGRPSSSDVVPNNRLDRHDYLSMRCLQLVDSAFLSDKYRLALRLVRDMEKFLLNSNTHDDTQPRIKSRIPKVNKSNTVTGQNVVDTATCNGNDGLQGPEVHAIIQALQIQKGGAEKGLVPAGYIGVPANIQQFVGNQAAIRPSIVCMVPSGVDPHAFGNGVLMPVMYQQMFQVPQKPNETVQDTSANRKRKRPCGQKLAETSQQSNGTLGPASG, from the exons ATGCCCCTGCCTCTGTTGCAGCCTTGTGCGCCGGTGCAGAGTCGGCGGGCGGGGGAGAAGCTGGAGGAGATGTCCGATGAGAGTGGCGTGGGATGTCCGACGGCCAGGCATGACAGGACGTGGGAGGGTGGGCGGAGAAGCCGGGGGAGATGTCCATTGAGGGCGACATGGGATGTCCAACGACCGGGCACGGGAGGGCGGGCGATCGTGCACGGGAGGCTGGGCGCCGGACAGTGGGCAAGCGGGCTGTCATGGGATGACGGGCGGCCGTGCACAGGTGGGGGCGGTCTAGCGTGGGAGGACGGGCTGGCGCGGAAAGAAG CCGTCCGAACTCAGAGCATTTCGATCCTCCCTACTGCTCTCCAATTGATCGATCCACCCCCTCGCCCGGTGCTTTACAGCTGCTGCTTCGCATCGCATCGCATCGTCTCTCGCCGTCCGCCCCGCCTGTCTTgcggcgccgcctccccc GATCCTAGTATGGAGGAGTCCGATGGAGAGGATATTGGTGTTCCAGAAGTTGGCATGGTGTTCAATAATCACACGGAAGTCAACCGATTCTACCGCAAGTATGCTCGCCGTGTTGGCTTCAGTGTCTCAATTAGGAGGTCCTCATTCTCACAAGAAGGGACCTGCTTATATCTCGAGCTTATGTGCTGCAAAGGAGGGCGGCCACGTTATGAGCCAAAGTTCAGGAAACGGGCGTCATCGACCACTAACTGCCCAGCAAAGATCCGAGTGAAGTTATGGGGAGACAAATTGTTGCATGTAGAGTTGGCAATCCTTGATCATAATCATCCAGTGAGCCCAGCAATGGCGAGGTTCTTGAACTCTTATAAGCAGCTCTCTGGCCCTGAAAAGAGGCGGTTGCGTATGGGTGGCCCTGGAGCTATGCCAGTGGAAGAGCCAAGCAAGATGCCTGTGGATAAGTTGGGGGAACTTGAGCAGCTTTTGTTTAGCGAGAGCAAGCACCATGGTTTTGTTGAGAGGGGCCGTTTGAAGCTCCAGCCTCGAGATTCGGAGGCCCTTCGACTTTTCTTCACTCGGATGCAGGCCAAAAATGCAAACTTTTTCAATGTCATTGACTTGGATGATGAAGGCTGTGTCAGGAATGTTTTCTGGGCGGATGCACGATCAAGAGCTATGTATGAGTATTATAATGATGTCATCACACTTGACACTTCCTATGTGGTTAGTAAATATTCTATGCCTCTTGCAACATTTATTGGGGTGAATCATCATGGCCAATCTGTCTTGTTAGGTTGTGCCCTACTTTCTGATGAAACAGCGGAAACCTATTCATGGCTATTTAAGGCTTGGATAGCATGTATGTCTGGCAATCTTCCAAAGGCTCTCATCACTGACTATTGTAGTGGCATCCAAAGTGCTGTAACTGAGGTTATTCCTGGAGTCCGCCATAGAATGTGCTTATTTCAGATAATGAGGAAGGCCGCAGAACGATTAAGTGGGCTGTCAGAGTACAGAGCTATCAACAAGGCAATTCAAAAGGTTGTATATGATTCTTTAACCATAGACGAGTTTGAAAGAGAATGGGATGCTTTAATTACATATAATGGGCTTCAGGGTAATGACTGGTTAAGATCACTTTATGAATGTCGATCTTCATGGGTTCCTGTCTTTATTAAAGATGCATTTTGGGCAGGAATGTCTGCTACACAAAGAAATGAAACAATCACTCCTTTTTTTGATGGATATGTGGATTTGAAAACCACCTTGAAGCAATTTCTTGGCAAGTATGAGATGGCTTTGCAGAGCAAATATGAGAAAGAGGCCCAAGCAGATTTTGAGACATTTCATAAGCAACGTCCACCAGTATCAAAATTCTATATGGAAGAGCAGCTCTCAAAGGTATACACCCATAATATGTTCAAGAAATTCCAAGATGAGATTGAAGCCATAATGTACTGCCATGTATCTTTAATTAATGTCAATGGGTCTATCTCCACGTTCAATGTCAAGGAGTGCATTTTCCTTGAGGATGGTAAAAGGACTATGAGTAAGGTTTTTTTAGTGACATACAACGTAGAACAAAAGGATATAACATGTATCTGTGGAGGTTTCCAATTCAGTGGCATACTGTGTAGGCATAGTCTCTCAATGCTCAAGTTTCATCAGGTTCGTGAAATTCCTCCACAGTGTATTTTTGATAGGTGGAAAAAGGATTTTAGACAGTTGCATGTGATGGGACGCCCTTCAAGTAGTGATGTTGTCCCCAACAACCGTTTGGATCGACATGACTATTTGTCAATGAGATGCCTGCAGCTTGTTGACTCTGCATTCCTATCAGATAAATATCGCCTTGCTTTGAGGTTGGTGAGGGATATGGAGAAGTTTCTGTTAAATAGCAACACACATGATGATACACAACCAAGGATCAAGTCTCGCATTCCTAAAGTAAATAAATCAAATACAGTGACTGGTCAAAATGTGGTGGATACAGCTACCTGCAATGGAAATGATGGGCTCCAAGGACCAGAG GTTCATGCAATCATACAAGCATTACAAATCCAAAAG GGAGGAGCAGAAAAAGGGTTAGTTCCTGCTGGCTACATTGGAGTGCCAGCTAATATCCAGCAATTCGTTGGCAATCAAGCAGCTATTCGGCCAAGCATTGTGTGCATGGTTCCG AGTGGTGTTGACCCACATGCTTTTGGAAATGGTGTTTTGATGCCAGTAATGTACCAGCAGATGTTCCAG GTACCCCAGAAGCCAAATGAAACTGTGCAAGATACTTCAGCAAACAGGAAAAGGAAGCGACCTTGTGGCCAGAAGCTGGCAGAGACATCTCAACAGTCAAATGGAACCCTGGGACCTGCATCTGGATAG
- the LOC133915440 gene encoding putative F-box protein At3g58860, with protein sequence MEAAQPPDMEMEEAAGPNPKKRRSDALATEKSPPPATVAAEAPNPQPTPTKMRSTNSQEPSPPGAGGDAGGGGVDRITGLPDAILGDIISLLPTKDAARTQTLASRWRHIWLSAPLNLDFGDLHADDESLAGVISRILSAHPGPGRRFCVPPQHLHDRPATVDAWLRSPALDKLQQLDFWEDRKYSRVRMFRPSPPPASTFRFSATLRVATFCKCHLVDSSVEALHFPQLSQLALEEVNISEGSLHTMISSCPALECLLLNRNSGFGCVRINSNSLRSIGVGAKYFDTPQFRELIIEDAPCLERLLNLQVDVGLFVSVIRAPKLETLCCLTDPSGLVFGGTAIQGVHVVSLTTVMRSVKILAINQQSINLDMVIDLIKCFPCLEKLYIKCCISGEKNLWRRKHRHLIKCLDIRLKTIVLEPYWGINSQVNFASFFVLNARELELMRLGVGSSNYNEVFFAKQHRMLQMEKRASRGARLDFKVKICPHNLLHINHVRDLSITNPFECRY encoded by the exons ATGGAGGCAGCGCAGCCTCCTGACATGGAaatggaggaggcggcgggtcCCAACCCTAAGAAGAGGCGATCGGATGCGCTCGCGACCGAGAAgtccccgccgccggcgacggtgGCCGCGGAGGCGCCAAATCCCCAACCTACACCGACGAAGATGAGAAGCACCAACAGCCAAGAACCATCGCCGCCTGGTGCTGGCGGAGacgctggaggaggaggcgtcgATCGGATCACCGGCCTCCCCGACGCCATCCTCGGCGACATCATCTCCCTCCTGCCCACGAAGGACGCTGCGCGCACCCAAACCCTCGCCTCCCGGTGGCGCCACATCTGGCTCTCCGCCCCTCTCAACCTCGACTTCGGTGACCTGCACGCCGACGACGAGTCCCTCGCCGGTGTCATATCCCGCATCCTCTCGGCCCACCCGGGCCCCGGCCGCCGCTTCTGCGTCCCGCCGCAACACCTCCACGACCGCCCCGCCACCGTGGACGCCTGGCTACGGTCCCCCGCCCTCGACAAGCTCCAGCAGCTTGACTTCTGGGAAGACCGAAAATATTCACGTGTTCGAATGTTTCGGCCGTCCCCGCCACCTGCGTCTACTTTCCGCTTCTCGGCCACCCTCCGCGTCGCTACCTTCTGCAAATGCCACCTCGTGGATAGCTCGGTCGAAGCGCTCCACTTCCCTCAGCTCAGCCAGCTCGCACTTGAAGAGGTCAACATCTCGGAGGGCTCACTGCACACCATGATTTCCAGCTGCCCTGCTTTAGAGTGCTTGCTGCTTAATCGCAACTCTGGCTTTGGTTGCGTCCGGATCAACTCCAATAGCCTTAGAAGCATCGGCGTGGGTGCTAAGTATTTCGATACGCCCCAGTTTCGGGAGCTCATCATCGAGGATGCCCCATGTCTTGAAAGGTTGCTCAATCTTCAAGTAGATGTGGGCCTCTTTGTATCCGTAATCAGGGCACCTAAACTGGAGACCTTATGCTGTCTTACCGATCCCTCGGGACTCGTGTTTGGCGGCACGGCTATCCAG GGAGTGCACGTTGTTAGCTTGACGACGGTGATGCGTAGTGTCAAGATTTTAGCTATCAATCAGCAGAGTATTAATCTGGATATGGTTATTGACTTGATTAAATGCTTCCCGTGCTTGGAAAAGTTGTACATAAAG TGTTGTATATCAGGGGAAAAGAATCTGTGGCGTCGTAAACACAGGCATCTTATCAAATGCCTTGACATCCGTCTCAAGACAATAGTGTTGGAGCCTTATTGGGGCATCAACTCACAAGTCAACTTTGCCTCGTTCTTTGTCCTGAATGCAAGAGAGTTAGAGTTAATGAGACTTGGGGTTGGAAGCAGCAATTACAATGAGGTGTTTTTTGCAAAACAGCACAGGATGCTTCAGATGGAGAAAAGAGCTTCAAGAGGTGCTCGGTTAGATTTTAAAGTGAAGATATGTCCCCATAATCTTCTACACATCAACCATGTCCGCGATTTGTCTATAACCAATCCCTTCGAATGTAGATATTAA
- the LOC133915411 gene encoding uncharacterized protein LOC133915411 isoform X1, with protein MSNRSFLLETRLSLPASLTCAAVRRRLLTCAAAPSTDLRRRRPACHCPPRILLLHGLPAPPRLPGSPFPAWPRAASELRHRRPPPSRSPPPASGCGGVCGDQARQRPARPGMKFMNVERSFAMLY; from the exons ATGTCGAATCGGTCCTTCCTCTTGGAGACTCGGCTCTCTCTCCCTGCCTCCCTGACCTGCGCTGCCGTCCGCCGGCGCCTACTGACCTGCGCGGCTGCGCCGTCTACtgacctgcgccgccgccggccggcctGCCACTGCCCACCGCGCATCCTCCTCCTTCACGGCctgccggcgccgccgcgccTTCCGGGATCCCCGTTCCCCGCCTGGCCGCGGGCCGCCTCCGAGCTCCGacaccgccgcccgccgcctTCCCGCTCCCCGCCTCCGGCCTCGGGCTGTGGTGGCGTCTGCGGTGATCAAGCCCGACAGCGTCCAGCGAGGCCTG GTATGAAGTTTATGAACGTGGAGAGGTCTTTTGCTATGCTATATTGA